The following are encoded together in the Bacillus sp. V2I10 genome:
- a CDS encoding alpha-N-arabinofuranosidase produces the protein MNNSIVINADLEKGTINKNIYGHFAEHLGRCIYEGIWVGEESHIQNTNGLRSDVIEALKKLQVPVLRWPGGCFADEYHWKDGIGPLENRKRMVNTHWGGVVENNHFGTHEFLMLCEMLDCEPYICGNVGSGTVQEMSEWVEYMTFEGESPMANWRRENGREEPWKLKYFGVGNENWGCGGNMRPEYYADLYRRYQTYVRNYGGNKIYKVAGGANVDDYNWTEVLMKNAGGLIDGLSLHYYTIPGDFWLGKGSALDFQEDEWFITMKKSLHMEELITKHGTIMDKYDPEKRVGMIIDEWGTWFDVEPGTNPGFLYQQNTIRDALVAGVHFNIFHKHSDRVQMTNIAQTVNVLQAMILTEGDKMILTPTYHLFEMFKVHQDAQLLAVDCNIADYEYNGEKLPQVSVSASKNKEGKVHISLCNLDHKNEAGLEMDIRGLIINKTKVSGRILTAGSMNDHNNFEEPEKVTPADFNHVSVAENKISVQLPPMSVVVIAIEQGT, from the coding sequence ATGAACAACTCAATCGTTATTAACGCAGATTTAGAAAAAGGAACCATTAATAAAAATATATACGGCCACTTCGCTGAACATCTTGGAAGATGTATTTACGAAGGAATTTGGGTGGGGGAAGAATCTCATATACAGAACACGAACGGATTACGCAGTGATGTTATAGAGGCATTAAAAAAGCTTCAAGTGCCGGTACTTCGCTGGCCTGGTGGCTGCTTCGCCGACGAGTACCACTGGAAGGACGGAATTGGGCCATTGGAAAATCGCAAGAGGATGGTTAACACGCATTGGGGCGGAGTTGTTGAGAATAACCACTTTGGTACACATGAGTTCTTGATGCTTTGCGAAATGCTCGATTGTGAACCTTATATTTGTGGGAATGTTGGTAGCGGTACTGTACAAGAAATGTCTGAATGGGTAGAATACATGACCTTTGAAGGTGAGTCACCAATGGCCAACTGGCGAAGGGAAAATGGCAGGGAGGAGCCCTGGAAATTAAAATATTTCGGGGTCGGCAATGAGAACTGGGGTTGTGGCGGAAACATGCGCCCTGAATATTATGCTGATTTATACCGCCGGTACCAGACGTATGTACGTAATTATGGCGGTAACAAAATTTATAAAGTTGCCGGCGGTGCAAATGTTGATGACTACAACTGGACTGAAGTGTTAATGAAGAATGCTGGAGGCTTAATAGATGGTCTGAGCCTTCATTATTATACAATCCCAGGAGACTTTTGGTTAGGAAAGGGTTCGGCACTTGATTTCCAAGAGGATGAATGGTTTATCACCATGAAAAAATCACTCCATATGGAGGAATTAATCACAAAGCACGGTACCATCATGGATAAATATGATCCTGAAAAACGAGTGGGGATGATCATTGATGAGTGGGGAACGTGGTTTGATGTTGAACCAGGTACAAATCCAGGATTTTTGTATCAGCAAAATACAATTCGTGATGCATTGGTTGCCGGAGTGCACTTCAATATTTTCCATAAGCACAGCGACCGAGTCCAGATGACTAATATTGCCCAGACAGTCAATGTTCTGCAAGCAATGATTCTGACTGAAGGCGATAAGATGATCCTGACTCCAACCTATCATCTGTTTGAAATGTTTAAGGTCCACCAGGATGCGCAGCTTTTGGCAGTTGATTGTAACATTGCCGATTATGAATACAATGGCGAGAAATTACCGCAGGTCAGTGTGTCAGCATCAAAAAATAAAGAAGGAAAGGTCCATATTAGTTTATGTAATCTTGATCATAAAAATGAAGCTGGGCTAGAAATGGATATTCGAGGGTTGATTATTAATAAAACTAAGGTGTCCGGAAGAATTTTGACAGCCGGAAGCATGAATGACCACAACAACTTTGAAGAACCTGAAAAGGTAACACCAGCGGACTTCAATCATGTTTCAGTCGCAGAAAATAAAATATCTGTTCAGCTTCCGCCAATGTCTGTCGTCGTTATTGCGATCGAACAGGGGACATGA
- a CDS encoding DUF6171 family protein produces the protein MSKKSLCKGCLENVIVTEEVIQELLLEAMEDMTKVVNDHVYVKRLTVCQSCPSLYYGTTCIHSGSIVRYRAKFKNNSCPFPCGPKW, from the coding sequence ATGAGCAAAAAAAGTCTTTGCAAGGGTTGTTTAGAAAATGTGATCGTGACAGAAGAGGTTATCCAGGAGCTTTTGCTAGAGGCAATGGAAGATATGACGAAAGTCGTTAACGATCATGTTTATGTTAAACGGCTGACTGTTTGCCAGTCATGCCCATCCTTGTATTATGGTACAACTTGTATCCATAGCGGATCGATCGTCCGGTACCGGGCTAAGTTCAAAAACAACAGCTGCCCTTTTCCATGTGGTCCGAAATGGTAA
- a CDS encoding alpha-N-arabinofuranosidase: MNNNKAKMILEKDFRVAEIDKRIYGSFVEHLGRAVYGGIYEPNHPDANENGFRQDVIEIVKELQVPLVRYPGGNFVSGYNWEDGVGPMTQRPRRLDLAWRTTETNEVGTNEFMQWAKIVNSEVNMAVNLGTRGIDAARNLVEYCNHPSGSYYSDLRISHGYKEPHKIKTWCLGNEMDGPWQIGHKTAEEYGRIASEAAKVMKWVDPSIELVACGSSHRNMPTFAEWEATVLDHTYDQVEYISLHQYYGNRDNDVANYLALSLEMDDFIRSVISIADYIKAKKHSKKKINLAFDEWNVWYHSNEADKLIEPWSIAPAQLEDNYNFEDALLVGCMLITMLKHADRLKIACLAQLVNVIAPIMTEENGKAWKQTIFYPFMHTSVFGRGVALNPIISSPKYDSKDFTDVPKLESAAVFNEENDELTIFAVNRDLKEGLLLECDIRNFEGYKVVEHIVLENDDVKQTNSAQATPVAPHANGNAAFDNGIVTALLSKLSWNVIRLAKK; the protein is encoded by the coding sequence ATGAATAATAATAAAGCAAAAATGATACTGGAAAAAGATTTTAGGGTAGCTGAGATTGATAAGCGAATATATGGGTCTTTCGTTGAACACCTTGGTCGTGCTGTTTACGGGGGGATCTATGAACCTAATCATCCAGATGCAAATGAGAACGGTTTCAGGCAGGATGTTATTGAAATAGTGAAAGAACTGCAGGTTCCGCTTGTCCGATATCCTGGCGGTAATTTTGTTTCTGGATATAATTGGGAAGATGGAGTTGGTCCTATGACACAAAGGCCGCGCCGTCTGGATCTTGCTTGGAGAACAACCGAAACAAACGAGGTTGGAACAAATGAATTTATGCAATGGGCAAAGATTGTCAATTCAGAAGTAAATATGGCTGTAAACCTAGGAACCCGAGGAATTGATGCTGCTAGAAACTTAGTAGAATATTGTAATCATCCATCCGGCTCCTATTATAGTGATCTAAGAATTTCCCATGGTTACAAAGAACCCCATAAGATTAAAACATGGTGCCTAGGTAATGAGATGGATGGTCCTTGGCAGATCGGCCACAAGACAGCAGAGGAGTATGGAAGAATTGCGTCAGAGGCTGCAAAAGTTATGAAGTGGGTCGATCCATCCATTGAGCTTGTTGCATGCGGAAGCTCGCACCGCAATATGCCTACCTTTGCAGAATGGGAAGCAACTGTATTGGATCACACCTATGACCAAGTCGAGTATATCTCCCTGCATCAATACTACGGAAATCGTGATAATGATGTAGCGAACTATCTAGCATTATCCTTGGAAATGGATGACTTTATTCGTTCAGTAATTTCAATTGCAGATTATATTAAGGCGAAGAAACATAGTAAAAAGAAGATTAACCTTGCATTTGACGAATGGAATGTCTGGTATCATTCTAATGAGGCAGACAAGTTAATTGAACCTTGGAGTATTGCTCCCGCACAGCTTGAGGATAATTATAACTTTGAGGATGCTTTGTTAGTAGGATGTATGTTGATTACCATGCTGAAGCATGCTGATCGTTTGAAGATTGCATGCCTGGCCCAATTGGTGAATGTTATTGCACCGATTATGACAGAAGAAAACGGAAAAGCCTGGAAACAAACCATTTTTTATCCTTTTATGCATACATCAGTATTTGGCCGTGGGGTTGCCTTGAATCCAATCATTTCAAGCCCGAAATATGATAGTAAAGACTTCACTGATGTGCCGAAACTTGAGTCTGCAGCTGTCTTTAACGAAGAAAATGATGAGCTCACTATTTTTGCGGTTAACCGCGATTTAAAAGAAGGATTGCTGTTAGAATGCGATATTCGTAATTTTGAAGGGTATAAGGTTGTTGAACATATTGTTCTTGAAAATGACGATGTGAAACAAACAAATTCAGCCCAGGCAACACCTGTCGCCCCTCATGCGAATGGCAATGCTGCATTTGATAATGGGATTGTAACAGCTTTATTGTCAAAGCTTTCTTGGAATGTGATACGTTTAGCGAAAAAGTAA
- a CDS encoding aldose epimerase family protein: MKIIKEKFAEKDGKIINSFTMINRNGIEISCINYGCTITKINVPDRHGNYENIVLGYETFEEYEKGTAYFGAVIGRVAGRIKGAAFDLDGIPYQLQQNNNRNHLHGGLEGFHKVLWAAESFETDKKAGVKFTYTSPNGEAGYPGNVSLVVTYTLDNFDELTINYHGQTDQKTLLTMTNHSYFNLSGNLKRDTLKHSLTLKSNSFLELDQELLPTGIIQDVEGTDFDFRIGRLIQSGAESDHQQCILAGKGYDHPFLLGANHDQEIFLEDPESGRTLTIETDEVAVVFYSGTQLTSHGEIYGVPSRKYLGICLETQGLPDAIHHPHLPSWILDNDKEYSSKTKYKFGLGK, from the coding sequence ATGAAAATAATTAAGGAGAAGTTTGCAGAAAAAGATGGTAAAATCATAAACTCTTTTACGATGATTAATAGAAACGGCATTGAAATCTCTTGTATTAATTATGGGTGCACCATTACAAAAATAAATGTCCCTGACCGGCATGGAAACTATGAAAACATTGTGCTCGGTTACGAAACTTTTGAGGAATATGAAAAAGGAACCGCCTATTTTGGTGCTGTCATCGGCAGGGTAGCCGGACGAATTAAGGGAGCAGCATTCGATCTAGATGGCATTCCTTATCAACTGCAGCAAAACAATAACAGAAATCATCTTCACGGTGGTTTAGAAGGTTTTCATAAAGTTTTATGGGCAGCAGAATCTTTTGAGACTGACAAAAAGGCTGGAGTGAAATTTACATATACAAGTCCCAATGGGGAAGCGGGATATCCGGGTAATGTTTCGTTGGTCGTTACTTATACTCTTGATAATTTCGATGAATTGACGATTAATTATCATGGCCAAACAGATCAAAAAACGCTCCTTACTATGACGAATCACTCCTATTTTAATTTGAGCGGCAACTTAAAAAGGGATACATTAAAGCATTCTTTGACATTAAAGAGCAATTCCTTCCTGGAATTGGATCAGGAATTGCTGCCGACTGGAATAATACAAGATGTTGAAGGAACGGACTTCGATTTTCGTATAGGGAGATTGATTCAAAGCGGTGCTGAATCAGACCATCAACAATGTATTTTAGCGGGTAAAGGGTATGATCATCCTTTCTTATTAGGTGCTAATCATGATCAGGAAATTTTTTTAGAAGACCCTGAAAGCGGGAGAACGTTGACTATCGAAACGGATGAAGTTGCTGTCGTTTTTTATTCAGGGACTCAGCTTACATCCCATGGCGAAATTTACGGTGTTCCATCCAGAAAATATTTGGGAATTTGTTTAGAAACACAAGGATTGCCTGACGCAATTCATCATCCGCATCTACCATCCTGGATCCTTGATAATGACAAGGAATATTCCTCAAAGACAAAATATAAATTTGGACTGGGCAAATAA
- a CDS encoding MarR family winged helix-turn-helix transcriptional regulator: MDTRQELTYEFLSNYRKLNKMTRTNLNELLETYLPFNEFMVLRLIREQSRQNVSQIAERLSVSSSHITSVSEKLIKKGYLNRMRAEDDRRVVYLEMTETGEKVTTEVESTITEYFHHKLENVTDEEIIVFNQLLTKLIDEQ; this comes from the coding sequence ATGGATACAAGACAGGAACTTACGTATGAATTTCTCTCTAATTACCGGAAGTTAAATAAAATGACCAGGACAAATTTGAATGAATTGCTGGAAACTTATCTCCCGTTCAATGAATTTATGGTCCTTCGTCTGATTCGCGAGCAGAGCCGCCAAAATGTCAGCCAAATAGCTGAACGATTAAGTGTTTCAAGCAGCCATATCACTTCTGTAAGTGAAAAACTGATCAAAAAGGGCTATTTGAACCGGATGCGCGCTGAGGATGACAGAAGAGTGGTCTATTTGGAGATGACTGAAACGGGAGAAAAAGTGACAACTGAAGTGGAATCGACCATTACAGAATACTTTCATCACAAACTGGAAAACGTAACCGATGAAGAAATCATTGTGTTTAATCAATTATTAACGAAATTAATAGATGAACAATAG